The following proteins are co-located in the Trichormus variabilis 0441 genome:
- a CDS encoding SMP-30/gluconolactonase/LRE family protein: protein MKYAIPDDIQKLQLRIKRRFNKTFKYLNYKFFKSWIYLFIATISFLFITIVSTDLTFSQVPEDTYKRDLISDIFAGSQKSIQNYIEGMYVAPNGTVYTNSHEDKAGAEASIYKDGNVIGVLNDLHGWSRHGGKAVTANSKYIYIAMSQGFVGKIDKDYPPEGTTWYCVRRYNLSGKPAPFANGRGWDKSMLIVNTKSEVTGLATKDKNLYVSDAANNKIRVHNTETMKELRNFSFLRPGDITIDKQGNLWIIQKQDANNPAKILRYSSSGKQLPQKITNVVLPGAIALDNQGRLLVAENGTLQQVLIYNIQDQPVQVGTFGHTGGIYGGVPGEVQDLKFYGLTGVGADTQGNLYINNNGFNNSGTDLRKFSPSGKQLWRLLGLSLVENADVDPTTDGREVFTKYEHFLIDSSKPKGQQLTYKAYTLNGFKYPQDPRLHISPDATFVRRINGERFLFLLDPYSNALEIYRFNPSKDGNIAIPAGMFVGKNNEGKSAISGTWPPQQPKTGKWIWRDRNGNGAFDKEEYDHSEDSSSVTGWWVDSKGDVWTTLGDRQGIRHYFLQGLDTNGNPIYTYSSMQKETTPRIFTDLRRIKYFPESDTMYLSGFTVKNPATFVDPLAAGSEIARFDNWSQDNRILRWRIVVPNDTIRKREIITASTHSVPD, encoded by the coding sequence ATGAAGTACGCAATACCAGATGATATCCAAAAGTTACAATTGAGGATAAAAAGACGATTCAATAAAACATTTAAGTATTTAAATTATAAATTTTTCAAATCATGGATTTATTTATTTATTGCTACTATCTCATTTCTATTTATTACTATTGTTTCAACAGATTTAACATTCAGTCAAGTTCCAGAGGATACCTATAAAAGAGATTTGATCAGTGATATTTTTGCTGGCAGTCAGAAATCTATACAAAACTATATTGAGGGAATGTATGTTGCGCCTAATGGCACAGTTTATACAAATAGTCATGAGGATAAAGCAGGAGCCGAAGCATCAATATATAAAGATGGTAATGTAATTGGGGTTCTCAATGATCTTCATGGTTGGAGTCGTCATGGTGGTAAAGCTGTCACAGCAAATAGTAAGTATATTTACATTGCTATGAGCCAAGGATTTGTCGGCAAAATAGACAAAGATTATCCACCAGAGGGAACAACTTGGTATTGTGTGAGACGTTATAACTTATCTGGTAAACCAGCGCCCTTTGCTAATGGACGTGGTTGGGATAAGAGTATGTTAATCGTCAATACTAAAAGTGAGGTGACTGGATTAGCAACGAAAGATAAGAATTTATATGTCAGTGATGCAGCGAATAATAAAATTCGCGTCCATAACACTGAGACAATGAAAGAATTACGCAACTTTAGTTTCCTGAGACCAGGGGATATAACTATTGATAAGCAGGGGAATTTGTGGATTATTCAAAAGCAAGATGCCAATAATCCTGCTAAAATTTTGCGTTATTCTTCATCAGGAAAACAATTACCGCAAAAAATAACTAATGTTGTTTTACCCGGAGCGATCGCACTTGATAATCAAGGCAGACTGTTAGTAGCGGAAAATGGGACACTTCAGCAAGTATTGATTTATAACATTCAGGATCAACCAGTCCAGGTCGGCACTTTTGGCCACACAGGGGGGATTTATGGAGGTGTTCCTGGTGAAGTCCAAGATTTAAAGTTTTATGGACTCACAGGAGTCGGCGCAGATACTCAGGGGAATTTGTATATCAATAATAATGGGTTCAATAATTCCGGCACAGATTTAAGAAAATTTTCGCCATCAGGAAAGCAACTATGGCGATTATTAGGATTATCCTTAGTCGAAAATGCCGACGTTGACCCCACTACAGATGGACGAGAAGTTTTTACCAAGTATGAACACTTTTTGATAGATAGTAGCAAGCCTAAGGGTCAACAATTGACTTATAAAGCTTACACCTTAAACGGTTTTAAATATCCTCAAGATCCACGACTGCATATATCCCCCGATGCTACCTTTGTACGTCGAATCAATGGTGAAAGATTTTTGTTTCTCTTAGATCCGTACAGTAACGCCTTAGAGATTTATCGATTTAATCCCAGCAAAGATGGGAATATAGCTATTCCAGCAGGGATGTTTGTTGGTAAAAATAACGAAGGTAAATCAGCAATCTCAGGGACTTGGCCACCTCAGCAACCAAAAACAGGAAAATGGATTTGGCGCGATCGCAACGGTAACGGCGCTTTCGATAAAGAAGAATATGATCATAGTGAAGATTCTTCCTCTGTTACAGGATGGTGGGTGGATAGTAAAGGCGATGTGTGGACAACTCTGGGCGATCGACAAGGTATTCGCCATTATTTCTTGCAAGGACTAGACACTAACGGTAATCCCATCTATACCTATAGTTCCATGCAAAAAGAAACAACTCCCCGCATTTTTACAGATTTACGGCGAATCAAATACTTTCCTGAAAGTGACACCATGTATCTGTCCGGCTTTACAGTTAAAAATCCAGCAACCTTTGTAGATCCCCTAGCCGCAGGCTCTGAAATTGCCCGTTTTGACAATTGGAGTCAAGATAATCGTATTCTCCGTTGGCGAATTGTAGTTCCTAACGACACCATCCGTAAACGTGAAATTATTACTGCGTCTACGCACTCAGTCCCAGATTAA
- a CDS encoding glycosyltransferase family 4 protein: protein MKILHITNHVQEIGNGIVNVAVDLACLQAKDGHQVAVASAGGGYEPLLGSYGVRHFHLDQSRQPLNMIQAIWRFRQIIQKFQPDIVHAHMMTGVVLAGILKTSCDYSLVSTVHNEFQRSAVLMGLADRVIAVSHAVATSMVRRGIPRNKLRVVSNGTLGSPRHRQIQDYQPLPLQRPAITTVAGMYSRKGIAELIAAFSKIAQDFPQAHLYLVGNGPDKSIFEAMARNTPFNERIHFEGFQAEPQRYMLATDIFVLPSHCESFGLVLTEAREAGCAIVASDVDGIPETLDNRQAGLLVPPKDSHTLAEALTQLLKDPIQLYKWQCRAKQNIERFSATRVNEETLAVYHELVPQYNFKPIMQPREVLVSK, encoded by the coding sequence ATGAAAATATTACATATTACCAATCATGTACAAGAAATTGGTAATGGAATAGTCAATGTTGCAGTAGATTTAGCCTGCTTACAAGCCAAAGACGGTCATCAAGTGGCTGTAGCGTCTGCTGGTGGAGGATACGAACCATTACTTGGTAGTTATGGTGTTAGACACTTTCATTTAGATCAGTCTAGACAACCGCTAAATATGATTCAAGCTATTTGGCGTTTTCGGCAGATTATCCAAAAATTTCAGCCAGATATAGTTCATGCACATATGATGACGGGAGTTGTACTGGCAGGCATATTAAAAACAAGTTGTGATTATAGTTTAGTGTCTACAGTACACAATGAGTTCCAGCGTAGCGCAGTACTCATGGGATTAGCAGATAGAGTCATCGCTGTTAGTCATGCGGTAGCTACTTCGATGGTGCGGCGTGGTATTCCCCGCAACAAACTGCGAGTGGTATCCAATGGCACATTAGGAAGCCCCCGTCATCGTCAAATTCAAGATTACCAACCATTACCCTTACAGCGTCCTGCAATTACTACTGTTGCGGGGATGTATTCCCGTAAAGGAATTGCTGAGTTAATTGCAGCTTTTAGCAAAATTGCCCAGGACTTTCCTCAAGCACATCTATATTTGGTAGGGAACGGGCCAGATAAATCAATTTTCGAGGCTATGGCCAGAAATACGCCTTTTAATGAACGGATACATTTTGAAGGTTTCCAGGCAGAACCGCAACGGTATATGCTAGCAACCGATATTTTTGTCCTCCCTTCCCATTGTGAATCCTTCGGTTTAGTCCTCACAGAAGCACGAGAAGCCGGTTGTGCGATCGTTGCCAGTGATGTGGATGGTATCCCCGAAACCTTAGATAATCGTCAAGCTGGGCTATTAGTACCACCAAAAGATAGTCACACATTGGCAGAGGCTTTAACTCAATTGCTCAAAGATCCCATACAACTATATAAGTGGCAATGCCGTGCCAAACAAAATATAGAAAGATTTAGTGCTACTAGAGTCAACGAAGAAACACTAGCGGTCTACCATGAATTAGTTCCACAATACAACTTTAAACCCATAATGCAACCACGGGAAGTTTTAGTCAGCAAGTAG
- a CDS encoding glycosyltransferase family 4 protein, translating to MEYKKENFNLLPASILTLGSGWFPTNPGGLERYIYELTYQLAANQDRVELCGVGLPTNEFHLPIKLTNLASPDSKIWQRFWSIRTNFQKTRISKPDAINLHFALYSFPILDILPQGVPITFNFHGPWASESKQELVKNKISIFLKRRLIEQTTYNRCDRFIVLSKAFGNILHQQYQIPWQKIHIIPGGVNIDKFQPNLSRQQARQQLNWPESRPILFTSRRLVHRVGVDKLLQALAIIKPRVPDIWLAIAGRGHLQGTLAKQAQELGLENNVKFLGFLPDEQLPIAYQAANLTVMPSQSFEGFGLAITESLACGTPVLCTPIGGMPEILTPFSPELITTSAEATAIAEKIVHILLEQIPTPSREECRQYAVTNFDWQKIAQQVRRVILA from the coding sequence GTGGAATATAAAAAAGAAAACTTCAATTTACTACCTGCTTCTATTCTGACCTTAGGTTCTGGTTGGTTTCCTACAAATCCTGGGGGTTTGGAAAGATATATTTATGAGTTGACTTATCAATTAGCAGCTAATCAAGATAGAGTAGAGTTATGTGGAGTTGGCTTACCAACTAATGAATTTCATTTGCCAATTAAATTAACTAATTTAGCATCTCCAGATAGTAAAATTTGGCAAAGATTTTGGTCTATTCGGACTAATTTCCAGAAAACAAGAATAAGCAAACCGGACGCAATCAATTTACATTTTGCTTTATATAGTTTTCCTATTTTAGATATTTTGCCTCAGGGTGTACCCATTACTTTTAATTTTCATGGGCCTTGGGCATCAGAAAGTAAACAGGAATTAGTAAAGAATAAAATCAGTATTTTTTTAAAGCGTCGGCTGATAGAACAAACCACATATAATCGTTGCGATCGCTTTATTGTTCTGAGTAAAGCATTCGGCAATATATTACACCAACAATATCAAATTCCTTGGCAAAAAATACATATTATTCCTGGTGGTGTGAACATTGATAAATTTCAGCCAAATTTATCGCGTCAACAAGCTCGCCAGCAGCTAAATTGGCCTGAAAGTCGTCCTATTTTATTTACATCCAGACGTTTAGTTCACCGTGTGGGAGTAGACAAACTATTACAAGCATTAGCCATCATTAAACCAAGAGTACCCGATATTTGGCTAGCGATCGCCGGTCGGGGACATCTGCAAGGGACATTGGCAAAACAAGCTCAAGAGTTGGGTTTAGAGAACAACGTAAAGTTTTTAGGTTTTCTCCCAGATGAGCAGTTACCTATCGCTTACCAAGCTGCTAATTTAACTGTTATGCCCAGTCAATCTTTTGAAGGTTTTGGGTTAGCAATTACTGAATCTTTGGCTTGTGGTACTCCTGTTTTATGCACTCCTATTGGAGGTATGCCAGAAATTTTAACTCCATTTTCACCAGAATTAATTACTACATCTGCGGAAGCTACTGCTATTGCGGAGAAAATAGTACATATATTGCTAGAACAAATACCAACACCTTCACGAGAAGAATGTCGCCAATATGCTGTAACTAACTTTGATTGGCAGAAAATTGCTCAACAAGTACGGCGAGTTATTTTAGCTTAA
- a CDS encoding glycosyltransferase: MKILFLDQSGKPGGAELCLIDIAKPYSDRALVGLFADGAFKTLLEQHHIPVEVFTNQPIQVRKQSNLLQAFSSLGQLAPLVAKVVEKAREYDVIYANTQKALVVGAIASFIARRPLVYHLHDILSPEHFSQTNLRVAVNLANRFASLVIANSQASQTAFIQAGGRAELTTVIYNGFDINLYQTAASDISKLRQYLGIANNFVVGHFSRLSPWKGQHILIDALAQCPPQVTAILVGDALFGEQEYVKELHQQITRLGLENRVRFLGFRADIPQLMAACDLVAHTSTAPEPFGRVIVEAMLCGKPVVAAKAGGAMELVEHGVNGFLTTPGESQELADIINTCFQEKHTTATIASNAKAIASQRFSVQNINQQIAQVLHTI, from the coding sequence ATGAAAATATTATTTTTAGACCAGAGTGGTAAACCCGGTGGTGCAGAGTTGTGTTTAATTGATATTGCGAAACCTTACAGCGATCGCGCCTTGGTTGGTTTATTTGCGGATGGAGCATTTAAAACCTTACTAGAGCAACATCATATCCCGGTTGAAGTATTCACCAATCAGCCAATTCAAGTCCGCAAGCAAAGTAATTTATTGCAAGCATTTAGTAGCTTGGGACAACTTGCGCCTCTGGTGGCTAAAGTTGTAGAGAAAGCCCGTGAATATGATGTAATCTACGCCAATACGCAAAAAGCCTTAGTTGTGGGGGCGATCGCTAGCTTTATCGCTCGTCGTCCTTTGGTTTATCATTTACATGACATTCTCTCCCCAGAACACTTTAGCCAAACTAACCTGCGGGTTGCAGTTAACTTAGCTAATCGTTTCGCCTCATTGGTAATCGCCAATTCCCAAGCCAGTCAAACAGCATTTATCCAAGCTGGAGGACGCGCAGAGCTAACGACAGTCATCTACAACGGTTTTGATATAAATTTATATCAAACTGCTGCATCAGATATTAGTAAATTACGGCAATATTTAGGCATAGCAAATAATTTTGTAGTTGGACATTTCAGCCGTCTTTCACCTTGGAAGGGACAACATATTCTAATTGATGCACTAGCTCAATGTCCGCCACAAGTAACGGCAATTTTGGTCGGTGATGCCCTATTTGGTGAGCAAGAATATGTCAAAGAATTACATCAACAAATTACCAGATTAGGGCTAGAAAACCGCGTTAGATTTTTAGGATTCCGGGCGGATATTCCTCAATTAATGGCGGCTTGTGATTTAGTGGCTCATACTTCCACAGCCCCAGAACCCTTTGGTAGAGTAATTGTTGAAGCCATGCTTTGTGGCAAACCTGTAGTTGCAGCCAAAGCCGGTGGTGCAATGGAATTAGTCGAACATGGAGTTAATGGCTTTTTAACCACACCAGGAGAATCCCAAGAACTAGCCGATATTATTAATACCTGTTTCCAAGAAAAACACACCACTGCAACTATTGCTAGTAATGCTAAAGCTATTGCTAGTCAGCGTTTTAGTGTCCAAAATATCAATCAACAGATTGCCCAAGTCTTACACACAATTTAA
- a CDS encoding cytochrome c oxidase subunit 3 has translation MNRGVIHVDESPIPLERWWRYLPNWLKRFLPVRGGRAEDHHGKAIFGFTVFLLSESIVFLSFIFTYIALRLTHLGNWLPPGVSGPELSTLVIINTVVLLSSSFVIQPAENALKHHQLNKFRWLWLMTICMGTYFLIGQGIEWSKLDFRLSTGLVGSTFYVLTGFHGLHVLSGVILQITMLVFSFRQGNYDQGHFGVSATTLFWHFVDIVWVFLFSLLYLWQA, from the coding sequence ATGAACCGTGGCGTAATTCATGTAGATGAAAGTCCTATCCCTTTAGAACGATGGTGGCGATACCTACCCAATTGGCTAAAGCGTTTCCTACCAGTTCGTGGCGGACGTGCTGAAGACCATCATGGCAAAGCAATTTTCGGGTTTACCGTGTTCCTGTTGTCGGAAAGCATAGTTTTTTTGAGCTTTATCTTTACATATATTGCTTTGCGGTTAACGCACTTAGGAAATTGGCTTCCACCTGGTGTTTCGGGCCCAGAATTGTCTACTCTTGTGATTATTAATACGGTGGTATTGCTGTCTAGTAGCTTCGTTATTCAACCAGCCGAAAATGCTCTCAAGCATCATCAGCTAAATAAATTCCGTTGGCTATGGTTGATGACGATTTGTATGGGAACTTATTTCTTAATCGGTCAAGGAATTGAGTGGAGTAAGCTTGATTTTAGGTTAAGCACAGGATTAGTTGGTTCTACATTTTATGTATTAACAGGTTTTCATGGCCTGCACGTTCTCAGTGGTGTGATTTTGCAAATAACCATGCTTGTTTTTTCTTTCCGGCAAGGCAACTATGATCAAGGTCACTTCGGTGTAAGTGCTACCACATTGTTTTGGCATTTTGTTGATATAGTTTGGGTATTTTTATTCTCACTTCTCTATCTTTGGCAGGCATAA
- a CDS encoding NAD(P)/FAD-dependent oxidoreductase, with translation MNSPIYQTVIVGGGFTGLFTALHLAHEHYPRSVILIDRNERFCFKPLLYEYFDNEMDSFQVVPRFSELLKGSGVIFVQDTVQTIDLHQREVKLASGNSYSYSNLVLALGSVTGYHHIEGANINAFPFWTQADAIALDRHLRDCLQKAIQTEDIKQRRQLLTVVVVGGGASGVEMAATLADFLPHWYAALGGNSEEIRVILLNHGQKILDGDINDPLRPIAEKELQKRSVAIEIITEAEATAVHPNAVEYKSHGEIKTLTTHTTIWTAGTSIHPLIQELPIPQEHRDHHSRPLVTSTMQFLDFPEVFAGGDCAAVQDSFLPPTAQVAYQQGANIAHNLKALALGEELEPAKVNIRGTLLKLGLNDAAANLFNVFEVVGEPAHLIRQGTYLTLLPTPIHDFQATTEWVDEEIFHHHLDPHDVGKKVVQAVEVVGAGIVSVLVGRKLLKMLGDDEKVK, from the coding sequence ATGAACAGCCCAATATATCAAACTGTGATTGTCGGCGGTGGTTTTACCGGACTATTTACAGCGTTACACCTAGCACATGAACATTATCCTCGTTCTGTGATTTTGATTGATAGAAATGAGCGCTTTTGCTTTAAGCCGCTACTATATGAATATTTCGATAACGAAATGGATAGCTTTCAAGTAGTACCGCGTTTTTCGGAATTGCTTAAAGGTAGTGGTGTCATCTTTGTGCAAGATACTGTACAGACGATAGACTTACATCAACGGGAAGTTAAATTAGCGTCGGGTAATTCCTACAGTTACAGCAACTTAGTATTAGCTTTAGGTAGTGTTACTGGCTATCATCATATTGAAGGTGCGAATATTAATGCTTTTCCTTTCTGGACGCAAGCAGATGCGATCGCACTTGACAGACATTTACGTGACTGTTTACAAAAAGCCATCCAAACTGAAGATATAAAACAACGCCGCCAACTATTAACAGTAGTTGTAGTTGGTGGTGGCGCTTCTGGTGTGGAAATGGCAGCAACTTTAGCTGATTTTCTCCCACATTGGTATGCTGCTTTGGGTGGTAACTCTGAGGAAATCCGTGTGATTCTACTCAATCATGGTCAAAAAATTCTTGATGGCGATATTAACGATCCTTTGCGTCCAATTGCTGAAAAAGAATTACAAAAACGTAGCGTAGCAATAGAAATTATTACAGAAGCAGAAGCTACTGCTGTGCATCCAAATGCAGTTGAATATAAAAGTCATGGTGAAATTAAGACACTGACAACACATACCACAATCTGGACTGCTGGTACTTCTATCCATCCCCTAATTCAAGAGTTACCAATTCCCCAAGAACATCGAGATCATCACAGCCGTCCCCTAGTCACTTCCACTATGCAATTTCTCGATTTTCCAGAAGTTTTTGCAGGTGGTGATTGTGCAGCAGTTCAGGATAGTTTCCTACCGCCTACAGCCCAAGTCGCTTATCAACAAGGAGCAAATATAGCTCATAATTTGAAAGCACTTGCACTAGGAGAAGAACTCGAACCTGCTAAGGTGAACATTCGAGGAACTCTATTGAAGTTGGGGTTAAATGATGCTGCTGCTAACTTATTCAATGTTTTTGAAGTTGTAGGCGAACCCGCACACTTAATCCGTCAAGGCACTTATTTAACACTATTACCAACACCAATTCATGACTTTCAAGCCACAACGGAATGGGTGGATGAAGAGATTTTTCATCACCACCTAGACCCTCACGATGTAGGTAAAAAAGTTGTACAAGCAGTGGAGGTGGTTGGTGCCGGAATTGTTAGTGTTTTAGTAGGGAGGAAGCTATTAAAAATGTTAGGTGATGACGAGAAAGTTAAATAA
- a CDS encoding PIG-L deacetylase family protein has product MEPKLSHKIYLKELGKLIPIVWLEKVQYIHSWLLLKWLLFCNSKPLLSNQKSAMIFSPHQDDETFGCGGMIAYKREHGIPVVVVFITDGKGSRSLDLDCQNQIVQTRKQEAISALGILGVESSHIHFLSKPDGCLPELSNEEHQQTIREISELIQHYQPEEIYVPHRKDCHRDHEATYNLVKTVIREANIPVEVFQYPVWLFWRAPLFILLKIQDIAAAYRFSITSVQDKKKRAIASYSSQIENLPRGFIKQFLNSHEIFFKSEL; this is encoded by the coding sequence ATGGAGCCAAAATTGTCGCATAAAATCTATTTAAAAGAACTAGGAAAACTAATTCCTATTGTATGGCTTGAGAAAGTGCAGTATATACATTCTTGGTTACTATTAAAATGGCTTTTGTTTTGTAATAGCAAGCCATTGTTATCTAACCAAAAATCAGCCATGATATTTTCTCCACATCAAGATGATGAAACTTTTGGCTGTGGCGGGATGATTGCTTACAAACGAGAGCATGGCATACCAGTGGTAGTAGTATTTATCACCGATGGGAAAGGTTCAAGAAGTCTCGACCTAGATTGCCAAAATCAGATAGTCCAAACTCGGAAACAAGAAGCAATTAGTGCATTAGGAATATTGGGTGTAGAGTCATCACATATTCACTTTTTATCTAAGCCAGATGGGTGTTTACCAGAATTAAGTAATGAAGAACATCAGCAGACAATTCGAGAGATATCTGAACTAATTCAGCATTATCAGCCTGAGGAAATTTATGTGCCACATAGGAAAGACTGTCATAGGGATCATGAGGCTACTTATAACTTAGTTAAAACAGTAATTCGTGAAGCCAATATTCCTGTGGAAGTGTTCCAATATCCTGTATGGTTATTTTGGAGAGCGCCGCTATTTATCCTATTGAAAATACAGGATATTGCTGCTGCTTATCGTTTTTCTATTACTTCAGTACAAGATAAGAAAAAGAGAGCGATCGCCTCATATTCTTCTCAGATTGAAAATTTACCTAGAGGATTTATCAAGCAATTCCTAAATTCTCACGAAATTTTCTTTAAAAGTGAACTGTAA
- a CDS encoding AGE family epimerase/isomerase — MGKNLQALAQLYKNALLNDVLPFWENYSLDSEGGYFTCLDRQGKVYDTDKFIWLQNRQVWTFSMLCNQLEKRENWLKIARNGAKFLAQHGRDDEGNWYFALTRGGEPLVQPYNIFSDCFAAMAFSQYALASGEEWSKDVAMQAYNNVLRRKDNPKGKYTKTYPGTRPMKALAVPMILANLTLEMEWLLPQETLENVLAATVQEVMGDFLDQERGLMYENVAPDGSHIDCFEGRLINPGHGIEAMWFIMDIARRKNDSKTINQAVDVVLNILNFAWDNEYGGLYYFMDAAGHPPQQLEWDQKLWWVHLESLVALAMGYRLTGREVCWEWYQKMHDYSWQHFADPEYGEWFGYLNRRGEVLLNLKGGKWKGCFHVPRALYLCWQQFEALSLQSA, encoded by the coding sequence ATGGGGAAAAACTTGCAAGCATTGGCGCAACTTTACAAAAATGCCCTCCTCAACGACGTACTCCCGTTTTGGGAAAACTACTCCCTCGATAGTGAAGGCGGTTACTTTACTTGTCTTGATCGCCAAGGTAAGGTGTATGACACAGATAAATTTATTTGGTTGCAAAATCGCCAAGTCTGGACTTTTTCTATGCTGTGTAACCAGCTAGAAAAACGGGAAAACTGGCTCAAAATTGCGAGGAACGGCGCTAAATTTCTTGCCCAACATGGTAGAGATGACGAGGGTAACTGGTATTTTGCCCTCACCCGTGGAGGTGAACCATTAGTACAGCCTTACAATATTTTTTCTGATTGCTTTGCGGCGATGGCCTTTAGCCAATATGCTCTCGCCTCTGGTGAAGAGTGGTCAAAAGATGTGGCAATGCAAGCATATAATAATGTTTTGCGTCGTAAAGATAACCCCAAAGGCAAATATACCAAAACCTATCCCGGCACACGCCCCATGAAAGCTTTAGCTGTGCCGATGATTTTAGCCAACCTCACTCTAGAAATGGAATGGTTGCTTCCCCAGGAGACTCTAGAAAATGTCTTGGCTGCAACCGTTCAGGAAGTTATGGGTGACTTTCTCGACCAAGAACGAGGATTGATGTATGAAAATGTTGCCCCCGATGGTTCCCACATTGATTGTTTTGAAGGTCGGCTGATTAACCCCGGTCACGGTATTGAAGCGATGTGGTTTATTATGGACATCGCCCGACGGAAAAACGACAGCAAGACTATTAACCAAGCAGTTGATGTGGTGTTAAATATCCTCAATTTCGCCTGGGATAACGAGTATGGTGGCTTGTATTACTTTATGGATGCAGCAGGTCATCCTCCACAACAATTGGAATGGGATCAAAAATTGTGGTGGGTGCATTTAGAATCTTTGGTGGCTTTGGCGATGGGTTATCGTTTGACAGGTCGTGAAGTCTGTTGGGAATGGTATCAAAAAATGCACGATTATTCCTGGCAGCATTTTGCTGACCCAGAATATGGTGAGTGGTTTGGCTACTTAAATCGCCGTGGGGAAGTGCTGTTAAATCTCAAAGGTGGTAAATGGAAGGGATGTTTTCATGTACCCCGTGCTTTGTATCTGTGTTGGCAACAGTTCGAGGCCTTGAGTTTACAATCAGCTTAA